A region of Streptomyces paludis DNA encodes the following proteins:
- a CDS encoding SDR family oxidoreductase gives MAHHPLTVLVVGATGGIGRLVVAEAIARGHTVRALVRDRAKGARLLPADTGLVVGDVTRPETLPAAVAGADAVVLTLGSSGTGASSPETVDYAGVRDVLTAAASPTDGARPRVVLMTSIGATARGSGYGHLLEWKRRSERLVRASGLPYTIVRPGWFDLNGPGEHRVVFLQGDRRRSGGPADGRVARADIAQVLVAALTAPEAAGRTFELVSAPGTMPSALGPRFAALDQDPPGSLDGVRDEANMPLDGEPRRVRDDLEAVRARA, from the coding sequence ATGGCACACCACCCCCTGACCGTGCTCGTGGTCGGCGCCACCGGCGGCATCGGACGCCTCGTCGTCGCCGAGGCGATCGCGCGCGGGCACACCGTCCGGGCCCTGGTGCGTGACCGCGCGAAGGGCGCCCGGCTGCTCCCCGCCGACACCGGGCTGGTCGTCGGCGATGTCACCCGGCCCGAGACCCTGCCCGCGGCGGTGGCCGGCGCCGACGCGGTGGTGCTCACCCTCGGTTCCTCCGGCACCGGCGCCTCCTCTCCGGAGACGGTGGACTACGCGGGCGTACGCGACGTGCTGACCGCCGCGGCCTCCCCGACGGACGGCGCACGGCCCCGCGTGGTGCTGATGACCTCCATCGGGGCGACCGCCCGCGGCAGCGGTTACGGCCATCTGCTGGAGTGGAAGCGCCGCTCGGAACGGCTGGTCAGGGCCAGTGGCCTCCCGTACACCATCGTGCGGCCGGGCTGGTTCGACCTGAACGGACCCGGCGAACACCGGGTGGTGTTCCTCCAGGGCGACCGCCGCCGGTCCGGCGGCCCCGCCGACGGAAGGGTCGCGCGGGCCGACATCGCACAGGTCCTGGTGGCGGCCCTCACCGCTCCCGAGGCGGCCGGCCGTACCTTCGAGCTGGTGTCCGCGCCGGGAACGATGCCGAGCGCCCTGGGACCGCGGTTCGCGGCGCTGGACCAGGACCCGCCCGGCTCCCTGGACGGCGTACGGGACGAGGCCAACATGCCGCTCGACGGTGAGCCGCGGCGGGTCCGCGACGACCTCGAAGCCGTCCGGGCGCGCGCCTAG
- a CDS encoding nuclear transport factor 2 family protein — MPPTAGQKDREDILRAHHAYLGAMTEGDTPSLDGLLDDGFTLTHMTGYVQRKAEWLTEMDAGQFVYHSIDEVDTALDLDGDTARLTVRTLTDAKVYGSRADWRLLLTTDYGRRDGTWIPLRTVATTW; from the coding sequence ATGCCACCGACCGCCGGCCAGAAGGACCGGGAGGACATTCTCCGCGCCCACCACGCCTACCTCGGCGCCATGACCGAAGGAGACACACCGTCACTCGACGGCCTGCTCGACGACGGATTCACCCTCACCCACATGACGGGATACGTCCAGCGAAAGGCCGAGTGGCTGACGGAGATGGACGCCGGGCAGTTCGTCTACCACTCCATCGACGAGGTGGACACGGCGCTCGACCTCGACGGCGACACGGCGCGGCTGACCGTCCGGACCCTGACCGACGCGAAGGTGTACGGCAGCCGGGCCGACTGGCGGTTGCTCCTGACCACCGACTACGGCCGCCGCGACGGCACCTGGATCCCCCTGAGAACGGTCGCCACGACGTGGTGA
- a CDS encoding Na+/H+ antiporter — translation MAALEFVVVLGCALLVSGALAHRLKVAAPVVQLAAGVLLGFVPALRGTELPPEVLLLVFLPVLLYWESVTTSLRGIRRDLRGIVLTGTLLVVVTAWAVAALAHALGLPWGPAWVLGAAVAPTDATAVGVVSRLLPRRNVTLLRAESLINDGTALVVYSLAVGVTAGSEHLGTAHVSGLVVLSYGGGIAVGVLVAWLGIRLRRLVRGLGEPMLDNLTIILIPFSAYLLAERAEASGVLAVVVCGLIMSQAGPSLGGAEARRQTTAFWSLAMYLLNGVLFVLVGLEAQAAVRGLSGTALTTALLTVAAASCALVVVRFLFLFAAVYTIRALDRRPRQRERRMGHRARVVSALAGFRGAVSLALALSVPYTLDSGGPFPDRDTIVFVTAGVVVTTLVVQALILPSVARWARLPHDTDTERELALARTTASRAALDALPAVAADLGTDPEVAERLRATYEIHLHTLRAAETVDTPDADTLVRHHEQETALRLALLEHKRSAVIGLRDARHIDDAVLQSVQAQLDVEEVRLAPTAEPE, via the coding sequence GTGGCAGCGCTTGAGTTCGTCGTGGTGCTCGGGTGCGCCCTGCTGGTCAGCGGAGCCCTCGCCCACCGGCTCAAGGTGGCCGCCCCCGTCGTACAACTGGCCGCCGGCGTCCTGCTCGGCTTCGTCCCCGCGCTCCGCGGGACCGAGCTGCCGCCGGAGGTGCTGCTGCTCGTCTTCCTGCCGGTGCTCCTGTACTGGGAGAGTGTGACGACCTCGCTGCGGGGGATCCGGCGGGACCTGCGCGGCATCGTCCTGACCGGCACCCTCCTGGTCGTTGTCACCGCCTGGGCCGTCGCGGCGCTCGCGCACGCCCTCGGTCTGCCGTGGGGCCCGGCCTGGGTCCTGGGAGCCGCCGTCGCACCGACCGACGCCACCGCCGTGGGGGTGGTCTCCCGGCTGCTGCCCCGGCGCAACGTCACACTGCTGCGCGCCGAGTCCCTGATCAACGACGGTACGGCGCTGGTCGTCTACAGCCTGGCGGTCGGTGTCACCGCGGGCTCCGAACACCTCGGCACGGCCCATGTGAGCGGACTGGTGGTGCTGTCCTACGGCGGCGGTATCGCGGTCGGCGTCCTCGTCGCGTGGCTCGGTATCCGGCTCCGCCGCCTCGTGCGCGGGCTCGGCGAACCGATGCTGGACAACCTCACGATCATCCTGATCCCGTTCAGCGCCTATCTGCTGGCCGAGCGGGCCGAGGCGTCGGGCGTGCTCGCGGTCGTGGTGTGCGGGCTGATCATGAGCCAGGCGGGCCCCAGCCTGGGCGGCGCCGAGGCGCGCCGGCAGACCACGGCCTTCTGGTCACTGGCGATGTATCTGCTCAACGGTGTGCTGTTCGTCCTGGTCGGCCTTGAGGCGCAGGCGGCGGTCCGGGGTCTGTCCGGTACCGCCCTGACCACGGCGCTCCTGACGGTGGCCGCGGCCTCCTGCGCGCTGGTCGTCGTGCGCTTCCTCTTCCTGTTCGCCGCGGTGTACACCATCAGGGCGCTGGACCGCCGCCCGCGCCAACGGGAGCGCCGCATGGGCCACCGCGCCCGCGTGGTCAGCGCGCTGGCCGGATTCCGGGGAGCCGTCTCCCTGGCGCTCGCGCTGTCCGTGCCGTACACCCTCGACTCCGGTGGACCGTTCCCGGACCGCGACACCATCGTGTTCGTCACCGCCGGCGTCGTGGTGACCACCCTCGTGGTGCAGGCGCTGATCCTGCCGTCCGTGGCCCGCTGGGCCCGGCTGCCCCACGACACGGACACCGAGCGTGAACTCGCCCTCGCCCGGACCACCGCCTCCCGGGCCGCCCTGGACGCCCTCCCCGCGGTGGCGGCGGACCTCGGCACCGACCCCGAGGTCGCCGAGCGGCTGCGCGCCACGTACGAGATCCACCTGCACACGCTCCGGGCCGCCGAAACGGTGGACACCCCGGACGCCGACACACTCGTACGGCACCACGAGCAGGAGACCGCCCTGCGCCTGGCCCTTCTGGAACACAAACGCTCCGCCGTCATCGGCCTGCGCGACGCCCGCCACATCGACGACGCCGTCCTCCAGTCGGTGCAGGCCCAACTGGATGTGGAGGAGGTGCGCCTGGCCCCGACGGCGGAGCCGGAGTGA
- a CDS encoding family 2A encapsulin nanocompartment cargo protein cysteine desulfurase has protein sequence MTTPPPTGNGAAPAWLPDEETLSRLAGDFFRALPGGPPDQEAPPADDPGRWPSPAGLPDPAAPAPAAVTPAPAVPAPSAPAPPVPAPAAPATYAPASPAGMSPPAGPPPAGAPATYATSAPSAVPGGPVPEQPARLPDPGPYYFLAEAPGYPARAPELPGFGQLGLPPLSPPVPPAATASPYYFLQEPGTPGAPGTPTGLPLDPRPGFDVQAVRRDFPILSELVNGRPLIWLDNAATAQKPRAVLDRLVEFYSRENSNIHRAAHELAARATDAYEGARSTVARFVGAGSAEEIVFVRGATEAINLVAKAWGPRNVRAGDEILISHLEHHANIVPWQMLAEQTGAVIKVIPVDDDGQLLLDAYSSLLSDRTKLVAVTQMSNALGTVVPVERIIETGHRAGARVLVDAAQSVPHLPVDVSALDADFLVFSGHKLFGPTGIGVLYAKREVLEDMPPWEGGGNMITDVTFEKSGYQPPPGRFEAGTGNIADAVGLAAAIDYIERIGLSNISAHEHTLVEHATEGLRGVPGLRLVGTAPHKAGIVSFVLDGYEPAEVGTALNEEAIAVRSGHHCAQPILRRYGLEATVRPSFAFYNTHEEVDTLITAVHRLADRRPGRR, from the coding sequence ATGACTACGCCCCCACCTACCGGTAACGGAGCCGCCCCGGCGTGGCTGCCGGACGAGGAGACGCTGAGCCGGCTGGCCGGGGACTTCTTCCGGGCCCTGCCCGGCGGACCGCCGGACCAGGAGGCTCCGCCCGCCGACGACCCCGGGCGGTGGCCGTCGCCGGCCGGCCTGCCGGACCCGGCGGCGCCCGCTCCGGCGGCGGTCACTCCGGCCCCGGCCGTTCCGGCACCATCCGCTCCGGCTCCGCCCGTTCCGGCTCCGGCCGCTCCGGCCACGTACGCTCCGGCCTCGCCCGCGGGGATGAGCCCGCCCGCCGGGCCGCCGCCGGCCGGCGCCCCGGCCACGTACGCGACGAGTGCGCCCAGCGCCGTCCCGGGCGGCCCCGTACCGGAGCAGCCGGCCCGGCTCCCCGACCCCGGGCCGTACTACTTCCTCGCCGAGGCGCCCGGGTACCCCGCGCGGGCGCCGGAGCTGCCCGGCTTCGGGCAGCTGGGCCTGCCGCCCCTCTCCCCGCCCGTGCCGCCGGCGGCCACGGCCTCGCCGTACTACTTCCTCCAGGAACCCGGCACACCCGGTGCACCGGGCACACCGACGGGGCTTCCGCTCGACCCGCGCCCGGGGTTCGACGTACAGGCCGTCCGCCGGGATTTCCCGATCCTGTCCGAGCTGGTCAACGGCCGTCCGCTGATCTGGCTGGACAACGCCGCGACCGCGCAGAAGCCGCGCGCGGTGCTGGACCGGCTGGTCGAGTTCTACTCGCGGGAGAACTCCAACATCCACCGGGCGGCGCACGAGCTGGCCGCCCGGGCGACGGACGCCTACGAAGGCGCCAGGAGCACCGTCGCCCGGTTCGTCGGGGCAGGCTCCGCCGAGGAGATCGTGTTCGTCCGCGGCGCCACGGAGGCGATCAACCTGGTCGCCAAGGCGTGGGGCCCCCGGAACGTCCGGGCGGGCGACGAGATCCTGATCTCCCATCTGGAGCACCACGCCAACATCGTGCCCTGGCAGATGCTGGCGGAGCAGACCGGCGCGGTGATCAAGGTGATCCCGGTCGACGACGACGGGCAGCTGCTGCTCGACGCGTACTCCTCGCTGCTGTCGGACCGTACGAAGCTGGTCGCGGTGACCCAGATGTCCAACGCGCTCGGCACCGTCGTCCCGGTCGAGCGGATCATCGAGACCGGGCACCGGGCCGGGGCCCGTGTCCTGGTCGACGCGGCGCAGTCGGTCCCGCATCTGCCGGTCGATGTCTCGGCGCTCGACGCCGACTTCCTGGTCTTCTCCGGACACAAGCTCTTCGGGCCGACCGGGATCGGGGTGCTCTACGCGAAACGGGAAGTCCTTGAGGACATGCCGCCGTGGGAGGGCGGCGGCAACATGATCACCGACGTCACCTTCGAGAAGTCCGGCTACCAGCCGCCGCCGGGCCGCTTCGAGGCCGGCACCGGCAATATCGCCGACGCGGTGGGGCTGGCCGCGGCCATCGACTACATCGAACGTATCGGCCTGTCCAACATCAGCGCGCACGAACACACGCTGGTCGAGCACGCCACCGAGGGTCTGCGCGGTGTGCCCGGGCTCCGATTGGTCGGCACGGCCCCGCACAAGGCGGGCATCGTGTCGTTCGTCCTGGACGGGTACGAGCCCGCCGAGGTGGGCACCGCGCTCAACGAGGAGGCGATCGCGGTGCGTTCGGGCCACCACTGCGCGCAGCCGATCCTGCGCCGGTACGGTCTGGAGGCCACCGTCCGGCCGTCGTTCGCCTTCTACAACACGCACGAGGAGGTGGACACACTGATCACGGCGGTGCACCGGCTCGCGGACCGCCGCCCCGGACGCCGGTAG
- a CDS encoding family 2A encapsulin nanocompartment shell protein, translating into MTTAVNPPSRSMSVSDKAARTLANTTKTVPQMASITPRWLVHLMSWVPVEAGIYRVNRVDHPESVRIECDNYDEAPLPDTFVDYAQEPREYRLKAVQTVLDLHTRIADLYSSPHNQTAQQLRLTIEAVKEHQEGELINSPDYGLLSSVAGSQRIPTLAGPPTPDDLDALITKVWKQPAFFLTHPEGVAAFGRECTRRGVPPATVSMFGSQFLTWRGLPIIPSDKVPLENGRTKFLLLRTGESRQGVVGLFQPGLSGEQGMGLSVRFMQIDRSAIASYLVSLYCSLAVLTEDALAVLDNVEVDKIHDYAPTYR; encoded by the coding sequence ATGACCACGGCTGTGAATCCGCCGTCACGATCGATGTCGGTGAGCGACAAAGCGGCGCGGACCTTGGCGAACACCACCAAGACCGTTCCGCAGATGGCCTCCATCACGCCCCGCTGGCTGGTGCACCTGATGTCGTGGGTACCGGTCGAGGCCGGTATCTACCGGGTGAACAGGGTCGATCATCCCGAGTCGGTGCGCATCGAATGCGACAACTACGACGAGGCGCCGCTGCCCGACACCTTCGTCGACTACGCGCAGGAGCCCCGGGAGTACCGGCTCAAGGCCGTCCAGACGGTCCTGGATCTGCACACCCGGATCGCCGACCTGTACTCCAGCCCGCACAACCAGACCGCACAGCAACTCCGGCTGACCATCGAGGCGGTGAAGGAGCATCAGGAGGGCGAGCTGATCAACAGCCCGGATTACGGACTGCTGAGCAGTGTGGCGGGCAGCCAGCGCATCCCCACCCTGGCGGGTCCGCCGACCCCGGACGACCTGGACGCCCTCATCACCAAGGTGTGGAAGCAGCCCGCCTTCTTCCTCACCCATCCGGAAGGGGTCGCCGCGTTCGGCCGGGAGTGCACCCGGCGGGGTGTGCCGCCGGCGACGGTCAGCATGTTCGGCTCGCAGTTCCTGACCTGGCGGGGGCTGCCGATCATCCCGTCGGACAAGGTCCCGCTGGAGAACGGCAGGACGAAGTTCCTGCTGCTGCGTACCGGCGAGTCGCGCCAGGGCGTGGTCGGGCTGTTCCAGCCCGGGCTCTCGGGCGAGCAGGGGATGGGGCTGTCGGTGCGCTTCATGCAGATCGACCGCAGCGCCATCGCCTCCTACCTGGTCTCCCTGTACTGCTCGCTCGCGGTGCTCACCGAGGACGCGCTCGCCGTGCTCGACAACGTCGAAGTGGACAAGATCCATGACTACGCCCCCACCTACCGGTAA
- a CDS encoding LysR family transcriptional regulator, which yields MIDLSRLRVLVAVAREGSITAAAEALGYAQPSVSHQLARLEAEVGLPLLQRMGRGIRLTEAGRLLVDRAQSILAQVESVHAELAELAGLRSGRVRLAAFPSALATLVPLAAARVSARHPGIELTLREAEPPDALSALRDNDADVALIFEHGDPPQRDRRDTTMTPLLDEPLYVVTPADRSWDGPRAELGTYAEARWIAGCERCREHLVAACERSGFSPVIEFETDDYVAVQALVAAGLGVSLLPGLTLLANRHPGVRLHRIAGMRRRVVAAVYGKPPASQPAQVLLDALDATLTAPRWPS from the coding sequence ATGATCGACTTGAGTCGGCTGCGGGTGCTGGTCGCCGTCGCCCGGGAAGGTTCGATCACCGCGGCCGCCGAGGCGTTGGGCTACGCCCAGCCGTCGGTCAGCCACCAACTCGCCCGGCTGGAGGCCGAGGTCGGCCTGCCCCTGTTGCAGCGGATGGGGCGCGGTATCCGGCTCACCGAGGCCGGCCGGCTGCTGGTGGACCGCGCCCAATCGATCCTGGCGCAGGTCGAGTCGGTCCACGCCGAGCTGGCGGAGCTGGCCGGGCTGCGCTCGGGCCGGGTCCGGCTGGCCGCCTTCCCCTCGGCGCTGGCCACCCTGGTGCCGCTCGCGGCGGCCCGGGTCTCCGCCCGGCACCCCGGTATCGAACTCACCTTGCGCGAAGCCGAACCGCCGGACGCGCTCAGCGCCCTGCGCGACAACGACGCGGACGTGGCGCTGATCTTCGAGCACGGCGATCCGCCCCAGCGCGATCGCCGCGACACCACCATGACACCGCTTCTCGACGAACCGCTGTACGTGGTCACCCCGGCGGACCGCTCCTGGGACGGTCCCCGGGCGGAGTTGGGCACCTATGCCGAGGCACGCTGGATCGCCGGCTGCGAACGCTGCCGCGAACATCTCGTCGCCGCCTGCGAGCGGTCCGGGTTCTCGCCGGTCATCGAGTTCGAGACCGACGACTACGTCGCCGTACAGGCACTCGTCGCGGCCGGGCTGGGGGTGAGTCTGCTGCCCGGACTCACCCTCCTCGCCAACCGGCACCCCGGGGTCAGGCTCCACCGGATCGCCGGCATGCGCAGACGGGTCGTGGCCGCCGTGTACGGCAAACCGCCCGCGTCCCAGCCCGCCCAAGTGCTCCTCGACGCGCTCGACGCGACCCTCACCGCACCGCGCTGGCCGTCCTGA
- a CDS encoding IclR family transcriptional regulator — protein sequence MDAVMGALPRGLGLVERVVRGELDSRGGPGVVRLARESGLDKGQASRLLRDLADSGVLARDGHEFRAGGDLLAVAAQAGPWGVESRALLRALVIRFGACAYVDVLRGAMVLSVRAELAAWAEFSWARAGRLTPVWCTGAGRALLFDRSREEIAGLLGGEDFIGAGGPYAPRTVEDLLLRVTADAALGVAVCEAEYDDDVLEVAAPVRDPRGDIVAAVSAVVPHAAVRDDRDELVAAVGDAAERLARLL from the coding sequence ATGGACGCGGTGATGGGGGCGTTGCCCCGAGGACTCGGGCTGGTGGAGCGGGTGGTCCGCGGGGAGCTGGATTCCCGGGGAGGGCCCGGTGTGGTCCGGCTGGCGCGGGAGAGCGGGCTCGACAAGGGGCAGGCGTCGCGGCTGCTGCGGGATCTGGCCGATTCCGGGGTGCTGGCCAGGGACGGGCACGAGTTCCGGGCCGGGGGAGACCTGCTGGCCGTCGCGGCGCAGGCCGGTCCGTGGGGCGTGGAGAGCCGGGCGCTGCTGCGGGCACTGGTGATCCGCTTCGGGGCGTGCGCCTACGTGGACGTGCTCCGCGGCGCGATGGTGCTCTCCGTACGGGCCGAACTGGCGGCCTGGGCCGAGTTCTCCTGGGCGCGGGCGGGGCGGCTGACACCGGTGTGGTGCACCGGAGCGGGACGGGCGCTGCTGTTCGACCGGTCGCGGGAGGAGATCGCCGGCCTCCTCGGCGGCGAGGACTTCATCGGGGCCGGCGGTCCCTACGCCCCGCGGACGGTGGAGGACCTGCTGCTGCGGGTCACCGCCGACGCCGCGCTGGGGGTCGCCGTGTGCGAGGCGGAGTACGACGACGACGTGCTGGAGGTCGCCGCTCCCGTACGGGATCCGCGCGGGGACATCGTGGCGGCGGTGAGCGCGGTCGTGCCGCACGCGGCGGTCCGCGACGACCGGGACGAACTGGTCGCGGCCGTCGGTGACGCCGCGGAGCGGCTGGCCCGCCTGCTCTGA
- a CDS encoding IclR family transcriptional regulator, producing the protein MTTDSSLKRGLAVLRLFAQHPPRDPRGHTAAEVAALLGRERSQVSRILRSLEAARFLRRDSASLRYSVAWELYARAQQITEARLRRDGRTALEGVAADTGECAYLGVLRGASSVTILESMPPSLSSFVSWVGRGYPAYCSDAGQALLFDADRAEVAAVLSRTAFVRHGPNTPADMDDFLARLDAARARGYSVVDQEAEPGLYSLAAPVRDFRGEIVAAVQVVGPRRRLEPATAACADSVVRWSDWLTAALRSTEHAAEQD; encoded by the coding sequence ATGACCACCGACAGCAGTCTGAAACGCGGCCTGGCCGTGCTCCGTCTCTTCGCCCAGCACCCGCCGCGTGATCCGCGCGGCCACACCGCCGCCGAGGTCGCCGCGCTGCTGGGCCGGGAGCGCAGCCAGGTCTCCCGCATCCTGCGGAGCCTGGAGGCCGCCCGGTTCCTGCGCCGCGACAGCGCGTCGCTGCGCTACTCCGTCGCCTGGGAGCTGTACGCGCGCGCCCAGCAGATCACCGAGGCGCGGCTGCGCCGGGACGGCCGGACCGCGCTGGAGGGCGTCGCCGCCGATACGGGGGAATGCGCCTACCTGGGGGTTCTGCGGGGCGCCAGCTCGGTGACGATCCTGGAGTCGATGCCGCCGTCCCTGTCCTCGTTCGTGTCCTGGGTGGGCCGCGGCTATCCCGCCTATTGCAGCGACGCCGGACAGGCCCTGCTCTTCGACGCCGACCGGGCCGAGGTCGCGGCCGTCCTCTCCCGTACGGCCTTCGTCCGGCACGGCCCCAACACCCCGGCCGACATGGACGACTTCCTGGCCCGGCTCGACGCGGCCCGCGCACGGGGCTACTCCGTCGTCGACCAGGAGGCCGAGCCCGGTCTCTACTCGCTCGCCGCCCCGGTCAGGGACTTCCGCGGGGAGATCGTCGCCGCCGTCCAGGTCGTCGGCCCCCGCCGCCGTCTCGAACCCGCGACAGCGGCCTGCGCCGACTCGGTGGTCCGTTGGAGCGACTGGCTGACGGCCGCGCTGCGCTCGACGGAGCACGCGGCGGAGCAGGACTGA
- a CDS encoding ABC transporter substrate-binding protein translates to MSALRPLVLLGSATLLLAGCADPSEPAGSSSGASASAPASSAAAVTENAALAAKVPAALKKSGITVASDVSYPPMDFFDADNKTPIGAEIDLDKALGKVLGVEVTIVNVPFDSIIPGLQAGKYQLGVSSFTDTAEREKVVDFVTYFNAGTSLLVPTGNPEGLKPEGDSLCGRTVAVAKGSTQALVDLPARAKSCGTPIKVSTFPDGTGVNLAVTSGRADAALADSPVAAYAAKRSGGKLAVVGASYDTAPFGIAVPKNSELTGLLKSVLEDLRTTGGYQRILAKWGLESGALDDFEINAAS, encoded by the coding sequence TTGTCCGCTCTGCGCCCGCTCGTACTGCTCGGCTCCGCGACGCTGCTCCTGGCGGGCTGCGCCGACCCCTCCGAGCCGGCCGGCTCGTCGTCCGGCGCGTCCGCGTCCGCCCCCGCCTCCTCCGCCGCCGCGGTCACGGAGAACGCCGCACTCGCCGCCAAGGTCCCGGCCGCGCTCAAGAAGAGCGGGATCACGGTCGCCAGCGACGTCAGCTACCCGCCCATGGACTTCTTCGACGCCGACAACAAGACACCCATCGGCGCCGAGATCGACCTGGACAAGGCGCTCGGAAAGGTCCTCGGGGTCGAGGTCACCATCGTCAACGTGCCCTTCGACTCGATCATCCCGGGCCTTCAGGCGGGCAAGTACCAGCTCGGTGTCTCGTCCTTCACGGACACCGCCGAGCGCGAGAAGGTCGTCGACTTCGTCACCTACTTCAACGCCGGCACCTCCCTGCTGGTCCCCACGGGCAATCCCGAGGGACTCAAGCCCGAGGGCGACTCCCTGTGCGGCCGTACCGTCGCCGTGGCCAAGGGCTCCACCCAGGCGCTGGTCGACCTGCCCGCCCGCGCCAAGAGCTGCGGGACGCCGATCAAGGTCAGCACCTTCCCCGACGGTACGGGCGTGAACCTCGCCGTCACCAGCGGCCGTGCCGACGCCGCCCTGGCCGACTCACCGGTCGCCGCCTACGCCGCCAAGCGGTCCGGCGGCAAGCTCGCCGTCGTCGGCGCGTCGTACGACACCGCGCCGTTCGGTATCGCGGTCCCGAAGAACAGCGAGCTGACCGGCCTGCTGAAGTCGGTCCTGGAGGACCTCAGGACCACCGGCGGCTACCAGCGGATCCTCGCCAAGTGGGGCCTGGAGTCCGGCGCCCTCGACGACTTCGAGATCAACGCCGCCTCGTGA